In Rhizobium favelukesii, the genomic stretch CTCTTCGCGACGCCTTTGGTCGATCTCATTGGAGGCAGCCAGCCCAATGACATGGCACAGATCGAAGCCGGCTTTTGCGAGCATCTTCGGAAAGATGCTTCCTGCCGTCAGACCCGGGACCGCATTGACTTCGAAGAAATAGACGCGTTGCTGGTCATCGACGATGAAATCGAGGCGCCCGAAGGTGTGGAGCCTGAACTCCCGAGCAATCTTCGTTGACATCGAGAAGATGCGGGTCTGAAGGCTGTTCTCAATCTTATGGAACTCAACAGTGTAGCTGCCCTTCTGCGTCTTCTGGTCATAGCCGAGAAATCCCGAGGGATTATTGATCCGCGCAACCGGAAGTACCGTAACCTCATGGCGGTTGATCAAGACGCCGGAGGTGTACTCTGTTCCGACAATTCGTTGCTGGACCAAGAATGAGGCGTCATACGCAGCGATCCGTTCGGAATAGGAACGAAGGCCCTCCTCCGAAAGATTGTCGAGGCACTCGGTGAGGAAGGATCCTCCGAGCGTGTTCGGCTTGAGAACACAGGGCCCAGTAAGGTGCCGCAGAGCCTCGGCTATGCCAGCGTCGAGATCACTTTGGGAGACGTGGATCGTCGGAATGGGGGTCAGCTCGGGACAAAGTCGATTGGCGATTAAGCCCTGCAAATACTTATCTGCGGAGAGCATGGCCGCAGTTTTGTCACCAAAGCTGCCCGGGATATCATAGAATTGGGCAAGAGCCTGGATCTGACCGTCCTCTCCGTCTTGGCCCTGAAGAAGTGAGAAGACGAAATTGCTGTCATTTTTTAGTATACAAGCAAGCGAGGTGAGCGAATAGGTCTCGGCACGAGTCGTAAACTCATCATGCTTCGGAAGGCGATCCCCGTCGAGGGCGAGCCTAAGCAAATCCCCGGATCGGCTGATATAATAAATAAATGCTGGTGAAATACTCGCATGAACAGCTTTGTTAAGGACGTCAGCGAAATGATTGTACATCGCAATCGACCAGTCGTGTTCAACGGACCGGCCACCATACATAAGTGCCAGTTGCATGGTCGTTTCCTCTTCGGACTGAGTTGCGGGGCGGCTTATTGCCAGGTTTGGACTGTCATCGTCTAGGCCGATCTCGCTGAGTCATCAGCGAGTGGCTCGGACCGGGATAAAGACCTTTCCATCGGTGAGCCCTCGCGGATCGCGAACGTAATCGCTCCATCCTCCCGGAGGCTGGCATCGTAGAACATGCGATCGCGGACAGAATTGTCCCGATTGAACGTTAATACTCGCGGTTTGATCTCGGCGATCTGCTCCTTTTCAACGTACGCGGAGGAGCAAACGATGATCTCGTCTCCGACCTGGCAGGTACGAGCGGCAGCTCCATTCAGCACACAGCAACGGGAACCCCTTTCACCATAAATGACATACGTGCTGATACGCGCACCTGACGCCTTGTTCCAGATGTCAACGAATTCCAGTGGAAAGATCCCCACCTCATCGCAGTGATCCGGGTCCAGTGTAATCGAACCGTGGTAGTTCAGATCTGCATCAGTGACAGTAATGCCATGAAGCTTGGCGGCTACGACTTTTCTCATCTACGAGATCCTCTTGAGGTCATGAAATACGCCGGGTGGGAGGTGACGGACTTGCCGGTAGATCCTTTCCCGTGACCTGCCATGGTGCTTTCCTCTCTTCGTTCCATCGGTCGCGGGGAGCCGCGGCATGCGTGCGGGTTGGCCACTGCCGCCGCCGCGCACTAAGGAGTTTCAAAATTCGTGCCAGTTTGGCGGATCGAGCCTCAGAAGAGATGTTGTGCTTATTCTTCAAGGGCTCCCATGAGAGTGCGGCAAGCGCCGGGCCGAACGCTACCGTGTCGCGGCCCTGACAAACCCGACAGACCTCAAGCGACATCCAGAGTTAGCAGCCATCGGCAAAGACCTGCAGCAACCAGGGCCTTCTGTCGCGGATAGATTTCAAGAGGTCCGGCGCACCGTCTGTCAATCGGCGTTGCATTCCTAATCACACCGTCCCTGTCCTGAATGTCAGCGCTATGGACCATGAGACCGACCGCCAGGCCGAGCGTGTCGCCAACAATGTGGCGCTTGCATTCCTTGATCATTTTTTCGGCATCATATCCCCGATATGCCGCCGCTTTTGGTGGTTATCACGGTAGCTGTCTATGACGCCTACCGTCGGCGGCAGGCCTGACATCTTCAACGAGGTTCCTCACCCGCCGTCCCTCGCGCCGGAATGCCCCACCTCCAGCAGTCCGTCCAGGTAGGTGCGGTGCCATCGCCTGGCTTACCGCCTCAGTCAGCAGATGATCCCCGGCGCTCGGCCGCGTAGGGGCAGCGCAGCGCGAGCAATCGGTCGCGCGTCGTGTCGATATCCAGGCCCAGTCGGCCTGGGGCATCGCACCACCTCCGCCAGAACCGTATACAATCGATCCACCGATGCGCCACCGGTGCCCGGACAATTTTGGCCCGGGAGGGCGGCGCGATCACCCTGGTCCGTCATAATGGCGCCCTGATCGCGCTGCCCGAGGAGCTTGAACGGAACGCTATATTGGCGTCCCTCAAACGACACCAAGCTGTCGAGACCGATTCGGCGGGCAAATCGCCGCTATGCGGCGGCGATGAAGTTCCACATCAACGCCTGTCCGCCGGGTCCGGGCGCCGGCCAGGATCACGCCCGCGATCACGACGACATAGCCGATGGCCCCAATGCTATGAGCCAAGATGATCCCGGCCCTCGTGCCAATTAGTCCCAGTTGAACCAATCCCAGAAAGGTCGCAATGCCAACGACGATGACTGGAAAGGTGATGGGTGTCAGGATCACCATCGACAGGACGGTGCGCAGGCGCGGATAGGTATTGCTGAGGCCGTAGGCTGCGAGGGTCCCGACGATTGTCGATAGGATAGTGACCGCGATACCAATCTGTATGCTGGTCCACGCGGCAGCGTACCAAGCATCGCTGAAAAACGAGCGGTACCATTGCAGCGAAAGACCCGACGGCGGAAATTCCAAAAACGTCCCTGGGCTAAACGATAACAATGACGACAAGGCCAGGAAACAGTAGGAACAACACGACAAATACCACGAATATTGCACCGGCGATTTTCGACCAACGGTCGTCTGCCCCTGCCCGATACAGCTGCGCCGTCCACTGCTTCGCCCGATACGGAACCGCGAGTTCGTTTAGAAAGCGGGTTAGTAGACCGGATAAAGGAAGCAACCTTAGCCAGGTTTTCCGCGCCGGTTGCGGGGTGCGAGATGGCGATCCTGAAAGATCAAGCCCAATGAGAGAGATGACGATCATGGCTATTGCCAGGAGGATGAGTGAAGAGGCAGCGGTGGATCCCAGGTTCAGTGAGCTCTTCACCTGCGCGGCTATGAAGGTTGACAGCATTGTGTCGTGCACCCCCATACAGCGGCCGGCGTGATATAGAAACCCAGGCAAAGCACAAAGACCAGAACAGACCCACTTCGCACGCCCGGCAGGCTGAGTGGGAAGAATACACGCCTGAAGGCGGTGAAAGGTCGTGCACCCATGCTGCGGGCTGCTGCCATCAGCGATTGTTCTATGCCGACCATGACGGTGATGAGCGGAAGGACCATCACAGGCAGCATTATCTGGACCATTCCAATGTAGACTGCGGTGCGATTATAGATCAGCGGCAGTGGACTTGAGATCAACCCTAGATCAAGCAGGAGGTTGTTGATCCGGCCGCGGTCGCCCAGAATCAGGATCCAGGCATAGGTGCGCGCCAGGATCAAATCCAATAAGCGTTGCCCGCAGTTGCTTAGAAGAGCCTGCGATTACATACGCAGTCGGATACCCGATGACGACGCAGAGCGTCGTCGCGACCAAACTCATCTCAATGGTCTGAGAAAGCACGCGGAGATTGGCAGTTTGATCGACAAACGCCTGATAGTTGGCGAGCGTAAAGGCCGGCGCATTGAAACTGGTAAACAGGAGCTGGACCATCGGTATGCCGAATACGGCGAGCAGAATGGCCAAGGCGGGGAGAGTGAGCCCAATAAATGGCCGAGATAGTTTGAGAAAAGGAACCATCCACTTGGTCTCTTGTTTAAAGCGTGACAAAGCGGACGTCAGACCGCAGCCAGTCGACGCGAACCTGATCGCCAGGCGAATACACCTGCTGCCCCGAAGCGACGTGCTCCCGCACAGTGAGCATCCTGGTTCCGGCCTGCACATGGTATTTCCTTAGCGGGCCCGCGTAGACCGTGTCGGCCACCGTACCGATAACGGACTGGCGCTGGTCCGCGTCCGTACTCCTTGGTGCGCCTGGTGTTGAGATACGGAGCCGCTCCGGACGGATTATGGCGACCATACCAGAAGTCCGGGACCTCTCTGCCTCGACTTCAGAATCTGTCCGCTCTAGAAGATTGGCTTCGCCTAAAAAGTTTGCCACGAACAGTGTCGCCGGCGGTCGTATAGTGCTTCCGGTGTATCAACTTGTTCAATCACCCCGCCACGCATAACCACTACTCGATCAGATAGTGTGAGCGCTTCCTCTTGATCGTGCGTGACGCACACTGTGGTGATTCCGAATTCCTTATGCAAACTCTTGATCTCCCCCTGCATCTGCTCGCGAAGATTGCGATCGAGCGCGCCAAGCGGCTCGTCGAGCAGCAAGACCGGCGGATCGGCAATCAATGCTAGGGCAAGCGCTACGCGCTGTTGCTGGTCACCACTCAGCTGTGATGGCATGCGGCCGCCGAAGTCTTTCAGGTGGACTCTTTTCAGTATCCTATCAACACAATTTGCCCGCTCACTCGCCTTTACGCCGCGAGGGGAAATTCCAAATTGCGGCGGACTGTTAGGTGCGGGAATAGCGCGTAACTTTGGAACACGATGCCTTGGTCGCGCCGATGGCACAGCCGCTACCGACCTCCCGCCGATAAGGATATCGCCTTCACTTCGCGATATGAACCGAGCAAGCAGTATCAACGCTGTGCTCTTTCCTGAGCCGCTTGGACCAAGGATCGTCAGGAACTCGCCCTGACGGACCGTAAGGGCGAGGTCCTTGACGGCAGTGATCGCTCCATACATCTTTGTGACACGGCGGAATTCAATTTGTACGGAAGCAGGACTTTCTCGCAGTGTTTCAA encodes the following:
- a CDS encoding ATP-grasp domain-containing protein — translated: MLSADKYLQGLIANRLCPELTPIPTIHVSQSDLDAGIAEALRHLTGPCVLKPNTLGGSFLTECLDNLSEEGLRSYSERIAAYDASFLVQQRIVGTEYTSGVLINRHEVTVLPVARINNPSGFLGYDQKTQKGSYTVEFHKIENSLQTRIFSMSTKIAREFRLHTFGRLDFIVDDQQRVYFFEVNAVPGLTAGSIFPKMLAKAGFDLCHVIGLAASNEIDQRRREEVRKIETSRIRYGPR
- the panD gene encoding aspartate 1-decarboxylase, which translates into the protein MRKVVAAKLHGITVTDADLNYHGSITLDPDHCDEVGIFPLEFVDIWNKASGARISTYVIYGERGSRCCVLNGAAARTCQVGDEIIVCSSAYVEKEQIAEIKPRVLTFNRDNSVRDRMFYDASLREDGAITFAIREGSPMERSLSRSEPLADDSARSA
- a CDS encoding ABC transporter permease; translation: MEFPPSGLSLQWYRSFFSDAWYAAAWTSIQIGIAVTILSTIVGTLAAYGLSNTYPRLRTVLSMVILTPITFPVIVVGIATFLGLVQLGLIGTRAGIILAHSIGAIGYVVVIAGVILAGARTRRTGVDVELHRRRIAAICPPNRSRQLGVV
- a CDS encoding ABC transporter permease; translated protein: MDLILARTYAWILILGDRGRINNLLLDLGLISSPLPLIYNRTAVYIGMVQIMLPVMVLPLITVMVGIEQSLMAAARSMGARPFTAFRRVFFPLSLPGVRSGSVLVFVLCLGFYITPAAVWGCTTQCCQPS
- a CDS encoding TOBE domain-containing protein yields the protein MVAIIRPERLRISTPGAPRSTDADQRQSVIGTVADTVYAGPLRKYHVQAGTRMLTVREHVASGQQVYSPGDQVRVDWLRSDVRFVTL
- a CDS encoding ABC transporter ATP-binding protein is translated as MYGAITAVKDLALTVRQGEFLTILGPSGSGKSTALILLARFISRSEGDILIGGRSVAAVPSARPRHRVPKLRAIPAPNSPPQFGISPRGVKASERANCVDRILKRVHLKDFGGRMPSQLSGDQQQRVALALALIADPPVLLLDEPLGALDRNLREQMQGEIKSLHKEFGITTVCVTHDQEEALTLSDRVVVMRGGVIEQVDTPEALYDRRRHCSWQTF